A region from the Phycisphaerales bacterium genome encodes:
- the kdpA gene encoding potassium-transporting ATPase subunit A, protein MIWTLPILLITACVLLSVPLGRYMAWAVGDAPGGIRSRLDAIVRTLGGSRVAGDQRWAGYMLSMLVFNAVMFVVVYAVLTTQASLPLNPDGKGNMAADLAFNTAASFTSNTNLQHYSGEQSLSYVSQLFAIMWLQFVSAATGIAALAALCRGLGGKPALGNFYRDLARVTMLILLPLALVVAVALVACGTPMTLQGSAVVTTLEGVTQTIARGPVAAVVAIKQIGTNGGGYFGPNSTHPFENPGFLSNIIENISILVIPMACVWMFGRIVGSWKQAVVVFGAMLVLYAAFTGLAVTTEQAPAPALAGLPVQQEMNLEGKELRFGASAGPLWAVSTTSTSNGSVNAMHDSLNPLTGLFPMIGMWLNVEFGGVGVGFINMFLFIITSVFIAGMMVGRTPEYLGKKVEAREMKLALLALLAHPLFILGGTALFAATPLGRDTVLNPGPHGLSEIVYEFSSAAANNGSGFEGLGDNTPAWNIATGVVMLLGRFIPIILPLAIAGPLASKNRLAESAGSFRTDSVLFGIVLLGVVLVVGALLFLPLGMLGPVAEHLAVSAAASGGQ, encoded by the coding sequence ATGATCTGGACACTCCCCATTCTGCTCATCACCGCGTGCGTGCTGTTGAGCGTTCCGCTCGGACGGTACATGGCGTGGGCGGTCGGCGACGCTCCCGGAGGCATCCGGTCGCGGCTTGACGCGATCGTGCGAACGCTCGGAGGGTCGCGGGTCGCGGGCGATCAGCGATGGGCCGGCTACATGTTGAGCATGCTTGTGTTCAACGCGGTCATGTTTGTCGTCGTGTACGCGGTGCTGACGACGCAGGCCTCTCTGCCGCTGAACCCTGATGGCAAGGGGAACATGGCCGCGGACCTCGCCTTCAACACGGCGGCATCGTTTACCAGCAACACCAATCTTCAGCACTATTCCGGCGAGCAATCGCTGTCGTACGTCTCGCAACTGTTCGCGATCATGTGGCTGCAGTTTGTCTCCGCCGCCACCGGGATCGCGGCGCTGGCCGCGCTGTGCCGCGGCCTGGGCGGGAAACCAGCGCTGGGCAACTTCTACCGCGATCTGGCCCGCGTGACCATGCTGATCCTTCTGCCGCTGGCGCTGGTGGTGGCAGTCGCGCTCGTCGCATGCGGGACACCGATGACCCTTCAAGGTTCGGCGGTGGTGACCACGCTGGAGGGCGTCACGCAGACCATCGCCCGCGGGCCCGTCGCGGCCGTGGTCGCGATCAAGCAGATCGGCACCAACGGCGGCGGCTACTTCGGCCCGAACAGCACGCATCCGTTCGAGAACCCCGGCTTCCTCAGCAACATCATCGAGAACATCTCGATCCTCGTCATCCCGATGGCGTGCGTGTGGATGTTCGGGCGGATCGTCGGCTCGTGGAAACAGGCGGTGGTCGTGTTCGGCGCGATGCTGGTGCTCTACGCGGCGTTCACGGGCCTGGCCGTAACAACAGAGCAGGCTCCCGCGCCCGCCCTCGCGGGGCTTCCCGTGCAACAGGAGATGAACCTTGAGGGCAAGGAGCTGAGATTCGGCGCATCGGCCGGGCCGCTATGGGCCGTCTCGACGACATCGACCTCCAACGGATCGGTCAACGCCATGCACGACAGCCTCAACCCGCTCACGGGGCTCTTCCCGATGATTGGCATGTGGCTCAATGTCGAGTTCGGCGGCGTCGGCGTCGGGTTCATCAACATGTTTCTCTTCATCATCACCTCCGTGTTCATCGCCGGGATGATGGTGGGCCGGACGCCCGAATACCTCGGCAAGAAGGTCGAAGCGAGGGAGATGAAACTCGCGCTGCTGGCTCTGCTCGCCCACCCGCTCTTCATTCTGGGGGGCACGGCGCTCTTTGCGGCGACCCCGCTCGGGCGCGACACGGTGCTCAATCCGGGTCCGCACGGTCTGAGCGAGATCGTGTACGAGTTCAGCTCGGCCGCGGCCAACAACGGGTCCGGGTTCGAGGGGCTCGGCGACAACACGCCCGCGTGGAACATCGCCACGGGCGTGGTGATGCTGCTCGGCCGGTTCATCCCGATCATCCTGCCGCTGGCCATCGCAGGCCCGCTCGCGTCCAAGAACCGCCTGGCCGAGTCGGCGGGCTCGTTCCGAACCGACAGTGTGCTCTTCGGCATTGTCCTGCTCGGAGTTGTCCTGGTTGTCGGGGCATTGCTGTTCCTTCCGCTCGGGATGCTTGGCCCCGTGGCTGAGCACCTGGCGGTGAGTGCAGCCGCGAGCGGAGGACAATAA
- the kdpB gene encoding potassium-transporting ATPase subunit KdpB codes for MERQKDIRLFKREFIAPSAWRAVLRLSPRAMMGNPVMFVAWLGAIVTTVDTVRIATGGVDGLIFVAAVTVFLWLTVWFANFAESLAEARGRAQADSLRAARHDVKAKKLASADRSEPVTHVAGASLRKGDIVLIEAGDTIPADGEVIEGVASVNESAVTGESAPVIRESGGDRSAVTGGTLVLSDWLVVRVTADPGETFLDRMISMVEGAARQKTPNEIALTIVLAGFTAAFLLVCVTLYPIGRYFDVRIDVTTLVALLVCLIPTTIGALLSAIGIAGMTRLGVRNVLAMSGRAVEAAGDVDVLLLDKTGTITLGNRRATSFVPAPGVEAQVLADAAQLSSLADETPEGRSIVVLAKEHHGLRGRDLQGEGARFIPFSAETRMSGVDVQGRQLRKGAADAVQKFIETAGGRFDASIRKAADDIAATGGTPLVVAEAVNGSARALGVIHLKDIVKGGIRERFAELRTMGIKTIMITGDNPKTAAAIAAEAGVDDFLAEATPEAKLNLIRDYQARGHLVAMTGDGTNDAPALAQADVAVAMQSGTQAAKEAGNMVDLDSNPTKLIDVVGIGKQMLMTRGSLTTFSIANDVAKYFAIIPAIFVIALPQLAPLNIMGLASPQSAILSAVIFNALVIPALIPIAMRGVRYKAVGADLLLRRNLLIYGLGGLIVPFIGIKLIDLAVAGLGLA; via the coding sequence ATGGAACGGCAGAAGGACATCCGGCTCTTCAAGCGTGAGTTCATCGCCCCGTCGGCATGGCGAGCGGTTCTCCGTCTCTCGCCTCGGGCGATGATGGGCAACCCCGTCATGTTCGTCGCCTGGCTAGGGGCGATCGTGACCACTGTTGACACCGTCAGGATCGCGACCGGCGGAGTCGACGGGCTGATCTTCGTCGCCGCGGTGACCGTGTTCCTCTGGCTCACGGTGTGGTTCGCCAACTTCGCGGAGTCGCTCGCCGAGGCCCGCGGTCGGGCACAGGCAGATTCGCTCCGCGCGGCCCGCCACGACGTGAAAGCCAAGAAGCTGGCGTCCGCCGACCGGAGCGAGCCGGTCACGCACGTCGCCGGCGCATCGCTCCGCAAGGGCGACATCGTTCTCATCGAAGCGGGCGACACGATTCCCGCCGACGGCGAGGTGATCGAAGGAGTCGCCTCCGTGAACGAGTCGGCCGTGACCGGCGAGTCCGCGCCGGTCATCCGCGAGTCAGGCGGCGACCGCTCGGCCGTCACGGGCGGGACGCTCGTCCTCTCCGATTGGCTCGTCGTGCGGGTCACAGCGGACCCGGGTGAGACCTTCCTTGACCGGATGATCTCGATGGTGGAGGGCGCTGCTCGTCAGAAGACGCCGAACGAGATCGCACTCACGATCGTGCTGGCGGGCTTCACGGCCGCATTCCTGCTGGTGTGCGTCACGCTGTACCCGATCGGGCGGTACTTCGATGTGCGCATCGACGTGACCACGCTCGTCGCGCTCCTGGTGTGCCTCATTCCGACGACCATCGGCGCGCTCCTGAGCGCGATCGGCATCGCGGGCATGACTCGCCTGGGGGTCCGAAACGTCCTGGCGATGTCGGGTCGCGCGGTCGAGGCCGCGGGCGATGTGGACGTGCTGCTTCTGGACAAGACCGGCACGATCACGCTCGGCAACCGGCGCGCCACGTCGTTCGTGCCGGCGCCAGGCGTCGAGGCGCAGGTTCTTGCCGACGCGGCGCAACTCTCGTCGCTTGCCGACGAAACACCCGAGGGACGGTCGATCGTCGTGCTGGCCAAGGAGCATCACGGGCTGCGCGGGCGAGACCTCCAAGGCGAGGGAGCCAGGTTCATCCCCTTCTCCGCCGAGACGCGTATGTCCGGGGTTGATGTGCAGGGACGCCAACTCCGAAAGGGTGCGGCGGATGCCGTACAGAAGTTCATTGAGACCGCAGGGGGACGGTTCGACGCATCGATTCGCAAGGCAGCCGACGACATCGCCGCCACAGGCGGTACGCCCCTCGTTGTCGCCGAGGCCGTCAATGGCTCGGCGCGGGCGCTCGGCGTGATTCACCTTAAGGACATCGTCAAGGGGGGAATCCGAGAGCGCTTCGCCGAACTGCGCACGATGGGCATCAAGACGATCATGATCACCGGCGACAATCCGAAGACCGCCGCGGCGATCGCCGCCGAAGCGGGTGTGGATGACTTCCTCGCCGAGGCAACGCCCGAGGCCAAGCTCAATCTCATCCGCGACTACCAGGCCAGAGGTCACCTCGTCGCCATGACCGGAGACGGCACCAACGACGCCCCGGCGCTCGCGCAGGCGGACGTCGCCGTCGCCATGCAGTCCGGCACGCAAGCCGCCAAGGAAGCGGGCAACATGGTGGACCTCGACTCGAACCCGACCAAACTCATCGACGTGGTCGGCATCGGCAAGCAGATGCTCATGACCCGCGGATCGCTCACCACGTTCTCCATCGCCAACGACGTGGCCAAGTACTTCGCCATCATCCCGGCGATCTTCGTCATCGCGCTTCCGCAGTTGGCTCCTCTGAACATCATGGGGCTTGCCTCGCCGCAATCGGCCATCCTATCCGCAGTCATTTTCAATGCGCTGGTCATCCCGGCGCTCATTCCCATCGCCATGCGGGGCGTGCGCTACAAGGCCGTCGGGGCAGATCTACTGCTCCGGCGCAACCTCCTCATCTACGGGCTTGGGGGCCTCATCGTGCCGTTCATTGGAATCAAGCTGATCGACCTCGCCGTCGCCGGGCTTGGCTTGGCGTAG
- a CDS encoding potassium-transporting ATPase subunit C, which translates to MFTSLRIAALSIVVCVIGYGTIVLGSAMLIAPDARLGGLVIVDGAVVGSGQIAQAFTRPEYLWPRPSAVNYAASATGGSNLSPASPVIRERAEGLLAKLGATPERPAPAELLLASGSGIDPHITETAALYQADRIAVARGIPANEVRHLIAGSATPIGPGDPARILNVLLFNIELDRRFPIPASGK; encoded by the coding sequence CTGTTCACATCGCTCCGCATCGCCGCACTCTCCATCGTCGTGTGCGTCATCGGGTACGGCACGATCGTCCTCGGAAGCGCAATGCTGATCGCGCCTGACGCGCGGCTCGGCGGCCTCGTCATAGTCGATGGCGCGGTCGTCGGATCGGGCCAGATCGCCCAAGCATTTACGCGGCCCGAGTACCTCTGGCCTCGGCCGTCGGCTGTGAACTACGCCGCCAGCGCCACCGGCGGGAGCAACTTGTCTCCCGCCAGTCCAGTGATCCGCGAGCGTGCGGAAGGCCTGCTGGCGAAGCTCGGAGCGACACCCGAGCGCCCCGCGCCGGCGGAGTTGCTTCTGGCCTCCGGCTCGGGCATCGATCCGCACATCACCGAGACCGCAGCCCTGTACCAGGCCGACCGCATCGCCGTGGCGAGAGGCATACCGGCGAATGAGGTCCGGCACTTGATCGCGGGGTCCGCCACGCCGATCGGCCCTGGCGACCCCGCCCGCATCCTCAACGTCCTGCTCTTCAATATCGAGCTCGATCGTCGCTTCCCGATACCGGCCAGCGGAAAATGA
- a CDS encoding sensor histidine kinase KdpD produces the protein MSNQPRQPSNSSPDGRPDPDALLAKVSADEPQDKKGHLKIFFGYSPGVGKTYGMLEAARALEMKRGDVLAGYIEPHGRTNTETLLLGLDLIPYKHMQYRGIELKEFDLDEALQRKPKLILVDELAHTNADGCRHSKRWQDVAELLEAGIDVFTTLNVQHLESLNDVIGKISGVVVRETVPDSVFDSADEIELVDLPPDELLERFREGKVYVPDQVQRAIDRFFRKETLVALRELALRRTAEHVNRQVELGRRGLATRPIWATRERLMVAVGPSPTSARLIRATRRMATELRAPWYAVAVERPSAGAMPKHERANLDVNLRLAQSLGADVTTLHRENVPDALVDFARDRGVSRLVVGKTAEPRWKQLLGMSVVDRIVRRSGDLEVLVIRGDPETPLPTAEIPKDARFLPTKGDEFFSQMLTVSSALLMSLVCALGMREIGIAEPNIIMVFLLAVVVVAYVAGRLAASTLAVLSVLAFNFFFTRPHYTFVVYDIQYLFTFAIMLIVGLVVSGLVGRVRAQAHAAAQRADANEVLHRVSRQLATTTGRHQVCIELLWLLDDLLKLDAVVFLREADGIGPGMGDSSLMSTPNERAVATWVLEHAAQAGNGTATLHHAAAWYLPLSPGEGETVGVLGVRPKQGVLDFGMRRLLQSIAAIAAQAIERENLTERARAASVRAESERLRSDLLAAVSHDMRTPLATIGGAASTILHSSGRSISESDRALLQDIADESERLSRLVDNLIQMGRLDEGRETVAAEWFPVDEIIDAALRQVRREADSHRIRVELPNEPLLVFADSTLLTQLLFNLFDNALRYAGDGEITVRAGQVGRATRIEVLDRGPGLGDAPAKLFDRFVRGPCQTGRGVGLGLAICRAIAEAHAGSIEARNRDGGGAEFVASLPYPRVGEPPSIPGDEFNSEAGTP, from the coding sequence ATGTCCAACCAGCCCCGCCAACCCAGCAACAGTTCACCCGACGGGCGTCCCGATCCGGACGCCCTGTTGGCGAAGGTCTCGGCGGACGAGCCCCAGGACAAGAAGGGGCATCTCAAGATATTCTTCGGATACTCCCCCGGCGTCGGCAAAACCTACGGCATGCTCGAGGCCGCCCGCGCGCTCGAGATGAAGCGCGGCGACGTGCTCGCCGGGTACATCGAGCCGCATGGTCGGACGAATACCGAAACCCTGCTCCTAGGTCTCGACCTCATCCCGTACAAGCACATGCAGTACCGCGGCATCGAGCTCAAGGAGTTCGACCTCGACGAAGCGCTACAGCGCAAGCCAAAATTGATTCTCGTTGATGAACTCGCGCACACCAATGCCGATGGTTGCCGGCACTCCAAGCGGTGGCAGGACGTAGCGGAGCTGCTCGAAGCCGGGATCGATGTCTTCACCACACTCAACGTGCAGCACCTGGAAAGCCTGAACGACGTGATCGGTAAGATCAGCGGCGTCGTTGTCCGGGAAACGGTGCCCGACTCTGTGTTCGATAGCGCCGATGAGATCGAGCTTGTCGACCTGCCTCCCGACGAACTGCTGGAACGTTTCCGTGAGGGCAAGGTCTATGTTCCCGATCAGGTCCAACGTGCTATCGACCGCTTCTTCCGCAAGGAGACGCTCGTCGCCCTCCGGGAGCTCGCCCTCCGCCGCACCGCAGAGCATGTGAACCGGCAAGTCGAACTGGGCCGGCGCGGCCTGGCGACTAGGCCTATCTGGGCGACACGGGAACGGCTGATGGTCGCGGTCGGTCCCAGTCCGACCTCAGCCCGTCTGATCCGTGCCACACGCCGGATGGCGACGGAACTGCGGGCTCCCTGGTACGCCGTTGCGGTGGAGCGCCCCTCGGCAGGGGCGATGCCGAAGCACGAACGGGCGAACCTCGATGTGAACCTTCGGCTCGCCCAGAGCCTTGGAGCCGACGTGACGACCCTTCATCGAGAGAATGTGCCAGACGCCCTCGTTGACTTCGCCCGGGACCGAGGCGTCTCTCGTCTCGTGGTGGGCAAGACCGCCGAGCCTCGGTGGAAACAGTTGCTCGGCATGTCGGTCGTCGATCGGATCGTGCGCCGCTCGGGCGACCTTGAAGTCCTCGTGATTCGTGGCGATCCGGAGACGCCCCTTCCGACAGCCGAGATTCCCAAGGATGCACGATTCCTCCCGACCAAAGGCGACGAGTTCTTCTCCCAGATGCTGACCGTCAGTTCCGCGCTGCTCATGTCCCTTGTGTGTGCCCTGGGAATGCGGGAGATAGGGATCGCCGAGCCGAACATCATCATGGTGTTCCTGCTCGCGGTCGTCGTTGTGGCCTATGTGGCCGGCCGTCTCGCCGCGTCCACACTCGCCGTTCTATCTGTGCTCGCGTTCAACTTCTTCTTCACACGTCCGCACTACACGTTCGTGGTCTACGACATCCAGTATCTGTTCACTTTCGCGATCATGCTGATCGTGGGATTGGTCGTGAGCGGCCTCGTCGGCCGCGTCCGCGCCCAAGCCCACGCCGCGGCTCAGCGTGCCGATGCGAATGAGGTCCTGCACCGCGTGAGCCGCCAGCTCGCGACCACGACCGGGCGGCACCAGGTCTGCATCGAACTCCTCTGGCTCCTCGATGACCTGCTCAAACTCGATGCCGTTGTGTTTCTACGAGAGGCCGACGGGATCGGCCCGGGCATGGGGGACTCTTCGCTCATGTCGACGCCCAATGAGCGAGCGGTAGCGACGTGGGTGCTCGAACACGCGGCGCAGGCCGGAAACGGAACGGCCACGTTACACCACGCCGCCGCGTGGTACCTGCCGCTCTCCCCCGGCGAGGGCGAGACCGTCGGCGTGCTCGGTGTGAGACCCAAACAGGGCGTTCTGGACTTCGGGATGCGCCGCCTTCTGCAGTCCATCGCCGCCATCGCCGCACAAGCCATCGAGCGCGAGAACCTGACCGAGCGAGCCAGGGCCGCATCGGTACGGGCCGAGTCAGAGCGTCTCCGATCCGACCTGCTTGCGGCCGTCTCCCACGATATGCGGACGCCGCTGGCCACCATCGGGGGTGCGGCCTCGACCATCCTTCACTCGTCAGGGAGGAGCATAAGTGAGAGCGACCGCGCTTTACTGCAAGACATCGCCGATGAGTCAGAGCGACTCTCACGTCTCGTGGACAACCTGATCCAGATGGGTCGGCTCGACGAGGGCCGGGAGACTGTTGCCGCAGAGTGGTTTCCCGTGGATGAGATCATTGATGCCGCGCTGCGTCAGGTTCGCCGGGAAGCAGACTCACACCGCATCCGCGTAGAGCTCCCCAACGAGCCGCTCCTCGTGTTCGCGGATTCAACACTGCTCACACAGCTCCTCTTTAATCTCTTCGACAATGCGCTGAGGTATGCGGGCGATGGCGAGATCACCGTCCGCGCGGGGCAGGTCGGAAGAGCCACTCGCATTGAGGTCCTCGACCGCGGTCCCGGGCTGGGCGATGCGCCCGCCAAGCTCTTTGATCGGTTTGTCCGTGGCCCGTGCCAGACCGGGCGCGGCGTGGGCCTTGGCCTTGCGATCTGCCGCGCCATCGCCGAAGCCCATGCGGGTTCGATCGAAGCACGCAATCGAGACGGGGGGGGGGCGGAGTTCGTAGCTTCCCTTCCCTACCCCAGAGTGGGCGAACCGCCTTCGATCCCGGGAGACGAGTTCAACTCTGAGGCGGGCACACCTTGA
- a CDS encoding response regulator: MTEPSLTVLIVEDERAIRRFLRPALEGEGYRVLEAEDQRSGMSMASSHTPDLIILDLGLPDRNGLELIRAVREWSAMPIIIVSARGQETDKVKALDLGADDYLTKPFSVQELLARVRAALRRSTSVRDAVNGSPIFTVGDLVINLAKRRVTLATEPVGLTPLEFKLLAELAKHPGRVLTHQTLLVAVWGPGRAHEPHLVRVHMANLRRKLEADTARPRYLLTELSVGYRLADE; encoded by the coding sequence TTGACCGAACCTTCTTTAACAGTCCTGATCGTCGAAGACGAACGCGCGATTCGCCGGTTCCTCCGCCCGGCGCTCGAAGGCGAGGGCTATCGCGTTCTCGAGGCCGAGGACCAACGCTCTGGGATGAGCATGGCGTCCAGCCACACACCAGACCTCATCATCCTCGACCTCGGCCTCCCGGATCGAAACGGCCTTGAGCTGATCCGGGCCGTGCGGGAGTGGTCGGCCATGCCCATCATCATCGTCTCCGCCCGAGGCCAGGAGACCGACAAAGTCAAAGCCCTCGACCTCGGTGCGGACGACTATCTTACAAAGCCGTTCAGTGTACAGGAACTCCTGGCCCGAGTCCGGGCAGCGCTCCGCCGGAGCACATCAGTACGAGACGCCGTCAACGGCTCGCCCATCTTCACAGTCGGGGATCTCGTGATCAATCTCGCCAAGCGCCGAGTGACGCTCGCGACCGAGCCAGTGGGACTGACCCCGCTGGAGTTCAAACTGCTCGCTGAGCTCGCCAAGCACCCCGGTCGCGTGCTGACACACCAGACGCTTCTGGTAGCCGTTTGGGGTCCGGGCCGAGCACACGAGCCCCACCTCGTGCGTGTGCACATGGCGAATCTACGCCGGAAGCTTGAGGCTGACACCGCTCGCCCACGATACCTGCTCACGGAACTTTCCGTAGGGTACCGGCTTGCCGATGAGTAG
- a CDS encoding lamin tail domain-containing protein, whose amino-acid sequence MTTRVSSVIGAACSIAMLVSSATAQLKISQVYGAGGDFGAVVNRDYVELFNPTAVPVSLDGWAIQYTTVSSGTWSSRAFDSGLVVLPGGYFLIQMTLSGVNGVDIPTPDFTPATAMPMSFNGGKVALTNTAVSITGTCPSDPAIVDFVGFGNSLSCFEGQAGAPAPSQTLAIYRLDDGCFDSDQNGSNFVTGAPSPRNSTSPTHTCGPFADVGVAVAGGTCPLSLGGTESFVVTVTNHGTATTDSVAAFQIPTNMSFVSSLPSTIPVGNIVTTAFAGMIAGESRTLTIDLTTSGTGGSPTTLATATSSLSDAGHPTAVSPSTTSCTISHASTPAARQSIERAGEDP is encoded by the coding sequence ATGACGACGCGAGTTTCCAGCGTGATAGGTGCGGCGTGTTCGATCGCGATGCTCGTTTCTTCGGCGACCGCCCAACTCAAGATCAGTCAGGTTTACGGCGCGGGAGGGGATTTCGGAGCAGTAGTCAACCGCGATTACGTCGAACTTTTCAATCCGACTGCCGTGCCCGTGAGCCTCGACGGCTGGGCCATCCAGTACACAACCGTGTCGAGCGGAACTTGGAGTTCACGCGCCTTTGACTCGGGTCTCGTTGTCTTGCCCGGTGGATATTTCCTCATCCAGATGACCCTCTCGGGCGTCAACGGTGTGGACATTCCCACACCCGATTTCACTCCCGCCACAGCCATGCCCATGTCCTTCAACGGTGGCAAGGTGGCCTTGACCAACACCGCGGTGTCGATCACGGGCACTTGTCCGAGCGATCCGGCGATCGTGGACTTTGTTGGCTTCGGAAACTCGCTCTCCTGCTTCGAGGGCCAGGCCGGCGCACCGGCTCCATCGCAAACACTCGCGATCTACAGGCTCGACGACGGCTGCTTCGACTCCGACCAGAACGGCTCCAACTTCGTCACAGGGGCGCCCTCCCCTCGAAACTCGACAAGCCCGACCCACACGTGCGGCCCGTTTGCCGATGTCGGCGTCGCGGTCGCCGGCGGAACCTGCCCGCTCTCCTTGGGCGGCACGGAGTCCTTCGTCGTCACGGTTACGAACCACGGCACGGCGACTACCGATTCAGTGGCGGCCTTTCAGATTCCAACGAACATGTCCTTTGTCTCGTCATTGCCCAGCACCATCCCTGTCGGCAACATCGTCACGACGGCGTTCGCGGGCATGATCGCGGGCGAATCTCGAACGCTCACCATAGATCTGACCACGTCGGGCACAGGCGGTAGCCCGACGACCCTTGCTACCGCGACGTCTTCGCTCTCGGACGCCGGCCACCCGACGGCGGTGTCACCATCGACGACCTCCTGTACTATCTCGCACGCTTCAACGCCGGCTGCTAGGCAGTCGATCGAACGTGCTGGAGAAGACCCATGA